From a single Nicotiana tomentosiformis chromosome 2, ASM39032v3, whole genome shotgun sequence genomic region:
- the LOC104099790 gene encoding UPF0481 protein At3g47200-like, producing MAHHIEITQMDHQIPHLDQTSVNEIEEGRKVDHLIEIREINGEDRSGMTTNKPANQIIDEIFADIKDSSSKCCTIFKVCVGLNESNPDAYKPKVISIGSYHKHNPELRFMEKYKLRYLQRFLCRKVGIDVESCIRELEDEALKCYDDIENLDSDIVAKFSKILLLDGCFLIEFIRESCEMCPEGEGWIIPGGCLDNQIRRDLLLLENQLPFFVLTKLHHMTKDEEDKIPFTKMVKKTFLPCFPKMTPASFNESEGNAAEIKHLLQVLHMSCHPSVIKTTSLTNPSMETEHSWKSLCCNPLQIIRSNDKPIDKDHLTGHNVMPNATEFSESGVSFIKVGYINDYLEKENRGDNTSLFDIKFENGLLKIPSFRVTDETETLLRNLIAYEQQSSHVCPRYFSDFTIFMDYLIDSDKDVSLLSRKGIGEDKEIATLFNKIGKAVNISSDFHYKEECRKLVHHCEQPRNLMKASLRHNYFNTPWVGASTLAAVVLLILTAMQTVLAFTGGV from the exons ATGGCACATCATATTGAGATTACCCAAATGGATCATCAAATTCCACATCTTGATCAAACTTCTGTAAATGag ATAGAAGAAGGGAGGAAAGTGGATCATTTAATTGAGATAAGGGAAATAAATGGTGAAGATCGATCAGGAATGACAACAAATAAACCTGCGAATCAAATTATTGATGAAATATTTGCGGATATCAAGGATTCATCTAGCAAATGTTGTACTATATTCAAAGTATGTGTGGGGTTGAATGAATCAAATCCAGATGCTTATAAGCCAAAGGTGATCTCCATTGGTTCTTACCATAAACACAATCCTGAACTTCGCTTCATGGAAAAGTACAAATTACGTTACCTACAACGGTTCCTCTGCAGGAAAGTGGGGATTGATGTGGAAAGTTGCATAAGAGAATTGGAGGATGAAGCATTAAAGTGTTATGATGATATAGAAAACCTTGACAGTGATATtgttgccaaattttcaaaaatattgttaCTTGATGGTTGTTTTCTAATTGAATTCATTCGAGAGAGTTGTGAAATGTGTCCAGAAGGAGAAGGTTGGATTATCCCCGGAGGTTGCCTAGATAATCAAATACGCCGTGACTTGTTGTTACTAGAAAATCAACTTCCTTTCTTTGTCCTCACAAAACTTCATCACATGACTAAAGATGAGGAAGATAAAATACCATTCACAAAAATGGTGAAGAAGACCTTTTTACCTTGCTTCCCGAAGATGACCCCTGCATCCTTTAATGAGAGTGAAGGTAATGCCGCAGAAATCAAACATCTACTTCAAGTTCTACACATGTCATGTCACCCTTCAGTTATTAAAACTACGAGCCTAACGAATCCTAGCATGGAAACAGAACATTCCTGGAAAAGCTTATGTTGTAATCCTTTGCAAATAATTAGGTCAAATGATAAGCCAATAGATAAGGACCACCTAACGGGGCATAACGTCATGCCAAATGCAACGGAGTTTTCCGAATCTGGAGTTAGCTTCATAAAAGTCGGATATATTAATGATTACTTGGAGAAAGAAAACCGTGGAGATAACACAAGTTTATTTGATATCAAATTTGAGAATGGGCTATTGAAAATTCCTAGTTTTAGAGTCACTGATGAAACGGAGACTCTCCTGCGGAATCTGATAGCGTATGAGCAACAGTCGTCTCATGTATGTCCTAGATATTTCAGTGATTTTACAATTTTCATGGATTATCTAATCGACTCAGACAAAGATGTGAGTTTGCTTAGCCGGAAGGGAATAGGAGAGGACAAAGAAATAGCTACCCTTTTTAACAAGATCGGGAAGGCGGTCAATATTTCATCAGACTTCCATTACAAAGAAGAATGCAGAAAATTAGTTCATCACTGTGAACAACCACGGAACTTAATGAAGGCAAGTTTGAGGCACAATTATTTTAATACTCCGTGGGTAGGAGCTTCAACTTTGGCAGCTGTCGTACTCCTCATACTCACAGCTATGCAGACTGTTCTAGCTTTCACAGGTGGTGTTTAA